From the Bacillota bacterium genome, the window TGTTTTCTATACTCAGTCCGGTTTCAATCAAAGTCTTATTTCTTTGCAAAACCTCACAATATTCGAGAAAGACCGGAACTGAAAGGGCCAACTGAACCTTCTCATCTCTTATCAATTTCAGAATTTGGTGAGAAGCTCCCTTGTTACTGTATAATGCCTGATAAATAACATTGGTATCAACTGTTATAATCATACGCTAATGATAGCATATATGATAGCATCTTTCAAGTGATCTATCAATTCAAATCATTAATTGAAATTAATGTAAGATGGCTAGCTCAGATGATTTAATTCCATCTAATTATATTCAAAAACTCCTGGTGGAACTGGCTATTTGATACAGCAATTCCCTTGCTTTTCAAATCAAGCAGGTTACCCATGTGATCAGTACATTTTCCACCGGCTTCTTCAAGAATCAGCATTCCAGCCGCAAAATCCCAGGGGGAAAGCTTATATTCAAAATAGGCATCAAATCGCCCGCAGGCAACCCAGCATAAATCGAGAGCAGCGCTGCCGAAGCGGCGTATGCCGTGAATATTGGCTTCAAAAAGTTTTTCTATACTCTCCAGTGTTTTGCGCATCATTAAATCCCGGTCGTAATAAAAACCTGTAGCGATTATCGCTTCCTGGAGGGATCGAGCTTCTGAGACGCTGATGGAAGTGCCGTTCAGAAAAGCGCCGCTGCCTTTTACTGCGGTAAACATTTCATCCCGGTTAGGATCAAAGATTACGCCGGCGACAACCTGACCCGTCCTGGTATACGCAATCGAAATGCTGAAATGAGGGATGGTATGGGCAAAATTATTTGTTCCATCGAGCGGATCGATTATCCATAGGTCTTCAGCGCCTTTGTTTAACAATAAATCCTCTTCCTCGGCAAATATACCGTGTGTGGGAAAATGTTTCCGAATGCAGTCAGTTATTGTTTTCTGTGCTGTTAGATCAGCTTCCGTAACCAGGTTGCTTTTTGCTTTATCAGAAAAAGGCGTGTTTCCCAGCTTTTCCAGGATAATCTTGCCGGCCTGGCGGGCAGCTAAAATTGCTACGTCAATTTTCTTGTTTATGCTGGAGTCCATCTATAAATCATTCACTTTCTTCTTTTATAATATATTGGCAGTACCTGTAACTATTTTTTACAAAGCAACCTGTATATATTAATAATATCATAGATAATGAACTTTTATGACCGGGCAAAATGGGCAGAGATAACATAGGATGAACAGCATGTTATAATTAGTAATTGGGTGGAGAAATTTGAGCGCAGGAAAGGATTGATCCTATGTCTTCAGTGCTCTTTCGAGATGCCGTAATTGTGACCATGGATCGGGAAAGGCGAATAATAAAAGGCAATTTACTGATTGAGGATGACAGGATAAAAGAGGTTAATGCTGTTGATGATCATGCTGATAGGGTCGTCGATTGTTGTGGAAGGGTTCTTATACCAGGCCTGATCCAGACCCATATTCATTTGGTCCAGGCTCTCTTCAGGGGTCAGGCTGATGATTTATCATTGCTCGATTGG encodes:
- a CDS encoding inositol monophosphatase family protein, with the translated sequence MDSSINKKIDVAILAARQAGKIILEKLGNTPFSDKAKSNLVTEADLTAQKTITDCIRKHFPTHGIFAEEEDLLLNKGAEDLWIIDPLDGTNNFAHTIPHFSISIAYTRTGQVVAGVIFDPNRDEMFTAVKGSGAFLNGTSISVSEARSLQEAIIATGFYYDRDLMMRKTLESIEKLFEANIHGIRRFGSAALDLCWVACGRFDAYFEYKLSPWDFAAGMLILEEAGGKCTDHMGNLLDLKSKGIAVSNSQFHQEFLNIIRWN